In one window of Cinclus cinclus unplaced genomic scaffold, bCinCin1.1 SCAFFOLD_102, whole genome shotgun sequence DNA:
- the LOC134057535 gene encoding zinc finger protein 239-like, whose translation MDFPFLNLGPMEEEAVRKKNMPPEPQADKELRMETREDKSLQQNLVEEAVWSSSIAQETSEEEKPGRSHMRMGCKHSSWVSEEENQGQRTGQSCSQSSELGFHEHLHDADKPHKCSNCGKSFSKRSSLIWHWRIHMGERPYECGECGKSFSTRFKLIRHQMIHTGERPYECDIRRKRFQTSSNLVMHQRIHTEERPFRCPDCGKGFKYNSRLVSHRRIHTGEMPYECGQCGKCFRTSSELIVHQRIHTGEQPYECDKCSKRFLTSSSLLLHQRIHIEERPFCCPDYGKGFRHNSNLVTHRRIHTGERPYECSECGKSFSQSSHLTKHQWRHH comes from the exons atggatttcccattcctaaaccttggcccgatggaggaggaggccgtgaggaagaagaacatgcccccggagccccaggcag acaaggagctgaggatggagaccagggaggacaaatccctgcagcagaaccttgtggaagaggctgtttggagcagctccattgCACAGGAAACCAGCGAGGAGGAAAAGCCCGGGAGATCCCACATGAGGATGGGCTGCAAACACAGTTCTTGGGTATCCGAGGAGGAGAACCAGGGCCAAAGAACcggacagagctgcagccagagctcagagctggggttCCATGAGCATCTTCATGATGCGGATAAGCCCCACAAGTGTTCAAattgtgggaagagcttcagcaagaGATCCTCCCTGATCTGGcactggagaatccacatgGGGGAACggccctatgagtgtggggaGTGTGGAAAGAGCTTCAGTACGAGATTCAAACTGATCCGCCACCAGatgatccacactggggagaggccctatgaATGTGACATACGCAGGAAGAGGTTTCAGACCAGCTCCAATCTCGTCATGCATCAGCGGATTCACACAGAAGAGAGGCCCTTCCGCTGCCctgactgtgggaagggcttcaaatACAACTCCCGCCTTGTCTCCCACaggcgcatccacactggggagatgcCCTATGAGTGTGGGCAGTGTGGGAAGTGCTTCAGGACAAGCTCTGAACTGATTGTCCACCAAAGGATCCACACAGGGGAACAGCCCTATGAGTGTGATAAATGCAGCAAGAGGTTTCTGACCAGCTCCAGTCTCCTCCTGCACCAGCGCATTCACATAGAGGAgaggcccttctgctgccccgACTACGGGAAGGGCTTCAGGCACAACTCCAACCTCGTCAcccaccggcgcatccacactggggagaggccctatgaGTGTtctgagtgtgggaagagcttttcACAGAGCTCTCACCTGACCAAACACCAATGGAGGCACCActaa